The Mercurialis annua linkage group LG8, ddMerAnnu1.2, whole genome shotgun sequence genome window below encodes:
- the LOC126660098 gene encoding cation/H(+) antiporter 2-like, producing the protein MDATSFAKRAICQEDPFNPLITTGMQAACMLVISHIFHVILAPSGQTGPIANIIAGLVLGPSVLCRIKQLKEFFIQSSSIDYYIIIAFIFRVFFMFLIGLDTDVPYIRRNIRLSSIIAYSGIIVCTIFGGASAFFILHLLKFQYNKMLLVMIIPLILANSASPVVIRFASDMKIDTSDIGRLGICASLVNEMSCVLLYSIFIAFKSWTMFGHAFLCLFCVGALVIMNKYLASWFDKRNQNQKYVSNTEVLIIFIFVIATSVIIESHGYLSTLACFALGFLFPREGKTARTLLRKLKYSVNNFMLPIYFGYIGFQFDVLFFMTFDNVIMITLMILLSTGGKIVGTLVACHYLHIPKNEGVILAFILNLKGHTELIILELLPKILTWWSRRLHSLVIIVVVLDTLTAGLVVVFMLRTRESYFAHRYTELESHDTDDSELRILSCVYGSRHASAIVGLISSVGGSHSSPMSPYLMHLVELPDKRRKTKLMYHQLKDGDQFSDEEEYGGNDVLEINDVVDGFIAETKIMIHQIKVVSSYERMYEDVCSGAEDLRVSIIFIHLHKHQRIDEKLENGKDGIRASNQKILRHAPCSVGILVDRGHTGFKKPCLDSVQQVATLFFGGADDREALTCSKRIALHGYVKLTVIRFLPTTSKEKLTKWTNDASHKNDEVLLAISDPEAENDMDDACMGDFLSRYVKSGRVDYTEKFVNNGEQTAATLQELGDKYSLIIVGKGRRGLSPMLSGLSDWEECPELGKVGDLLASAELNISASVLVIQQHSTYSDKEVIDQDL; encoded by the exons ATGGATGCAACTTCGTTTGCAAAACGGGCAATATGCCAAGAAGATCCATTCAACCCATTAATTACTACGGGCATGCAAGCAGCTTGTATGCTTGTCATTTCTCATATATTTCACGTTATCTTGGCTCCTTCTGGACAAACTGGTCCTATTGCAAATATCATT GCTGGTCTGGTGCTAGGTCCTTCAGTATTATGCCGAATCAAACAACTAAAAGAATTCTTCATCCAAAGTTCTTCTATTGACTACTATATCATAATTGCATTCATTTTTCGAGTATTTTTCATGTTCTTGATTGGTTTGGATACAGACGTTCCTTACATAAGAAGAAACATAAGATTATCGAGTATCATCGCATATTCCGGTATAATCGTATGCACCATCTTCGGCGGAGCTTCGGCTTTCTTTATCCTTCATTTATTAAAATTCCAATACAATAAAATGTTATTGGTTATGATCATTCCATTAATATTGGCAAACTCAGCTTCCCCCGTAGTGATTCGGTTCGCATCGGACATGAAAATTGACACCTCGGATATCGGAAGATTAGGGATATGTGCTTCTCTCGTAAATGAAATGTCGTGCGTATTATTATATTCGATATTCATCGCTTTCAAGTCGTGGACAATGTTCGGACATGCATTTTTATGCCTATTTTGTGTCGGAGCGCTCGTtattatgaataaatatttagCTTCTTGGTTtgataaaagaaatcaaaaccaaaaatatgTGTCGAACACCGAGGTGCTAATTATATTCATCTTTGTTATCGCTACGTCTGTGATTATTGAATCACATGGCTATCTAAGTACGTTAGCTTGTTTCGCGCTCGGATTTTTGTTCCCTAGGGAAGGAAAGACGGCTCGGACATTATTGCGTAAACTCAAATATTCGGTTAATAATTTTATGCTTCCGATATACTTTGGGTATATAGGGTTTCAATTTGatgtacttttttttatgaCATTTGATAATGTCATAATGATTACTCTTATGATCTTGTTGAGTACCGGAGGCAAAATTGTCGGAACTTTGGTTGCTTGCCATTACCTACATATACCAAAAAATGAAGGGGTTATTCTTGCTTTTATACTCAACTTGAAAGGTCATACCGAACTTATAATTCTTGAATTACTTCCCAAAATCCTT ACATGGTGGAGCCGAAGACTTCACAGTTTGGTGATAATAGTAGTAGTACTCGACACATTAACTGCCGGATTAGTGGTGGTTTTCATGCTAAGAACAAGAGAAAGTTACTTTGCTCATAGATACACAGAGCTCGAATCACACGATACAGACGATAGCGAGCTTCGAATCTTATCTTGTGTTTATGGTTCCCGTCATGCCTCGGCTATTGTCGGCTTAATATCATCAGTCGGGGGTTCGCATAGCTCTCCGATGAGCCCTTACTTAATGCACCTAGTCGAGCTACCCGACAAACGTcgtaaaacaaaattaatgtaCCATCAGCTAAAAGACGGGGATCAATTTAGCGACGAAGAAGAATACGGAGGAAACGACGTGTTGGAAATAAACGACGTCGTTGACGGGTTTATTGCCGAAACTAAAATCATGATCCATCAAATCAAAGTTGTATCATCCTACGAAAGAATGTACGAGGATGTTTGTAGCGGCGCTGAGGATCTACGCGTGTCGATAATATTCATTCATTTACATAAACATCAACGGATTGATGAGAAATTGGAGAACGGAAAAGACGGAATTAGGGCAAGTAATCAAAAAATTCTTCGTCATGCCCCGTGTTCGGTCGGTATTTTGGTCGATAGGGGGCATACCGGATTTAAAAAACCGTGTCTTGACTCCGTTCAACAAGTAGCGACGTTGTTTTTTGGAGGAGCGGACGATCGTGAAGCGTTGACGTGCAGTAAAAGGATTGCACTACACGGTTACGTTAAGTTAACGGTGATTCGGTTTTTGCCGACGACATCTAAAGAAAAGTTGACGAAGTGGACTAATGATGCATCTCATAAAAATGATGAAGTTTTATTAGCAATTTCAGATCCTGAAGCTGAAAATGATATGGATGATGCCTGCATGGGGGATTTCTTAAGCAG GTATGTGAAATCCGGTCGAGTTGATTATACGGAGAAATTTGTGAACAATGGAGAACAAACAGCAGCAACATTACAAGAATTGGGAGATAAATATTCATTAATTATTGTAGGCAAAGGTAGAAGAGGTTTGTCACCAATGTTGTCTGGTTTAAGTGATTGGGAAGAATGTCCTGAGCTTGGCAAAGTTGGTGATCTTTTAGCTTCTGCAGAACTGAACATTAGTGCTTCAGTTTTGGTTATTCAACAACATAGTACTTACTCCGACAAAGAAGTTATTGATCAAGATTTGTAG